In one Arachis duranensis cultivar V14167 chromosome 9, aradu.V14167.gnm2.J7QH, whole genome shotgun sequence genomic region, the following are encoded:
- the LOC107463989 gene encoding uncharacterized protein LOC107463989 produces the protein MFYGAVVWDPWLIVAQIVCLQCLYYITLGILLSLLVGTRVSRLSLVYFFDYATITTSTVTGWCVIAAILISSVAGAIYMLYLIERAKKCLDFSATLYIIHLFICIVYGGWPSSITWWIVNGTGLAAMALLGEYLCIRRELREIPITRYRSNV, from the exons ATGTTCTATGGTGCGGTGGTATGGGATCCTTGGCTCATTGTTGCTCAGATTGTGTGTCTGCAATGCTTGTACTATATAACTCTGGGAATCTTATTGTCCTTGCTTGTTGGAACTCGCGTGTCTCGGCTGAGCCTAGTGTATTTCTTTGACTATGCTACCATCACTACCTCCACGGTTACCGGTTGGTGTGTTATTGCTGCGATTCTGATCAGCTCAGTTGCAGG GGCCATATATatgctttatttgattgaaAGAGCAAAAAAGTGCTTGGATTTTTCAGCCACTCTCTACATCATTCATCTTTTCATATGCATTGTATATGGAGGCTGGCCCTCTTCTATAACATGGTGGATTGTGAATGGTACGGGACTTGCAGCGATGGCTTTACTAGGTGAATACCTGTGCATCAGGCGTGAACTCCGGGAGATACCTATAACACGATATCGTTCAA ATGTTTGA